A single region of the Mechercharimyces sp. CAU 1602 genome encodes:
- a CDS encoding ABC transporter permease: MVYLELLKKNFVLQLQYRLAHFINNAGSIIFGFIYIAIWVAALEGKEETSPFTSVEITHYMAFIQCILWFTVFLSMGLLIPERVRTGAISLEMMRPTSYFLYVLSQESGRLFYNFCFRSIPIGLAFSFTVGFYLPHDKLTYVWTLFSLLLAVWLSLNLFYTVGITSCWTFEVSGAHLILFTLLFGLGGQMVPISLLPPPLAELALYLPFAGILYHPTMIFLEKADGDVLLLPLIWAILLPVFNLALTHLARRKLEVQGG; the protein is encoded by the coding sequence ATGGTTTATCTTGAACTTTTGAAAAAGAACTTTGTACTGCAATTGCAGTACAGGCTGGCTCATTTTATCAATAACGCAGGCAGTATCATATTTGGCTTCATCTATATCGCTATTTGGGTTGCCGCACTAGAAGGAAAAGAAGAGACTTCTCCTTTTACTAGTGTTGAGATAACACATTACATGGCGTTTATTCAATGCATACTATGGTTTACTGTCTTCTTATCCATGGGTCTTCTTATCCCAGAACGTGTTCGGACAGGTGCGATCAGTTTAGAAATGATGCGGCCTACCTCCTACTTTCTCTATGTACTTAGTCAAGAAAGTGGACGCCTCTTCTACAACTTCTGTTTCCGCAGTATTCCAATCGGTCTCGCTTTCAGCTTTACTGTCGGTTTTTATCTTCCCCACGATAAACTCACCTATGTGTGGACGTTATTCTCACTATTACTCGCTGTATGGCTAAGCTTAAATCTCTTTTATACCGTCGGCATCACCTCCTGCTGGACATTTGAAGTTAGTGGAGCCCATCTGATTTTATTTACACTTCTCTTTGGATTAGGAGGTCAAATGGTACCCATTTCTTTATTGCCACCTCCACTAGCAGAATTGGCGCTCTATCTCCCCTTTGCTGGAATACTATATCATCCTACTATGATTTTCTTGGAAAAGGCAGATGGGGATGTATTGCTTCTCCCACTCATTTGGGCTATCTTACTGCCTGTGTTTAATCTCGCCTTAACACACCTAGCACGTCGTAAATTAGAAGTCCAGGGGGGTTAA